A genomic window from Flavobacterium johnsoniae includes:
- a CDS encoding 3'-5' exonuclease — MELKLNKPICFFDLETTGIDIGKDRIVEISIFKVFPNGNKESKTWLVNPTIPIPPQTTAVHGITDEKVANEPTFAELASHIHNMIKDSDLGGFNSDRFDIPLLAEELLRAGVDFDMKNKVSVDVQTIFHKMEERTLSAALKFYCGKSLENAHSAEADTMATYEILKAQLDRYPELENDMKSLSEFTTRKKIADFAGMIAFDKDDEEIFTFGKHKGAKVEKVLESEPGYFSWIQNADFPLYTKKVLTAIKLRKLNTK; from the coding sequence ATGGAATTAAAACTTAACAAGCCAATTTGCTTTTTTGATCTCGAAACAACGGGAATTGATATCGGTAAAGATAGAATCGTAGAAATTTCAATATTCAAAGTTTTTCCTAACGGAAATAAAGAAAGTAAAACCTGGCTGGTTAATCCAACAATCCCAATTCCTCCGCAAACTACTGCAGTTCATGGTATCACCGATGAAAAAGTGGCTAATGAACCTACTTTTGCAGAACTGGCTTCGCACATTCATAACATGATTAAAGATAGCGATTTGGGCGGATTTAACTCAGATCGTTTCGATATTCCGCTTCTAGCAGAAGAATTGCTTCGTGCTGGAGTTGATTTTGATATGAAAAATAAAGTTTCTGTAGACGTGCAAACGATTTTTCATAAAATGGAAGAACGTACTTTGAGTGCGGCTTTGAAATTTTATTGCGGAAAAAGTCTTGAAAATGCGCATTCGGCAGAAGCAGATACAATGGCGACTTACGAAATCTTAAAAGCGCAATTAGATCGTTATCCAGAATTGGAAAATGACATGAAATCTTTGTCTGAATTTACAACACGTAAAAAAATCGCCGATTTTGCCGGAATGATTGCTTTTGATAAAGATGATGAAGAAATTTTTACTTTTGGAAAACATAAAGGCGCTAAAGTTGAAAAAGTTTTAGAATCTGAACCAGGATATTTCAGCTGGATTCAAAATGCTGATTTTCCTTTGTATACCAAAAAAGTTTTGACAGCGATTAAATTAAGAAAATTAAATACGAAGTAA
- a CDS encoding T9SS C-terminal target domain-containing protein, translated as MLKIIFFFLTITTAAYAQISGCNDPKAENYNSKATFNDGSCSYKDLKLKPEYSVRLSDSIKETSGLIAFDNLFWTHNDDHDQTIYGLDSLGKIKRKIILNDIKNNDWEEISQDDSHIYIGDFGNNYSGNRSDLKIFKIEKKSFLEENPKIETISFSYEDQKDFSASKPNKTDFDCEAFIVLKDSIYLFTKQWKSSKTNIYVLSNQAGKQIAKLKATLDTQGLVTCATFLENKKLIILCGYTKIGKPFLYLLYDFKNEDFLSGNKRRIDLKLSFHQIEGIATKDGLHYFLTNENLVRKPIINVLQQIHYFDLSAVLDLYLQK; from the coding sequence ATGCTAAAAATTATTTTCTTCTTTCTTACAATAACTACAGCCGCTTACGCACAAATTTCAGGATGCAATGATCCCAAGGCAGAAAATTACAATTCTAAAGCTACATTTAATGACGGAAGCTGCAGTTATAAAGATTTGAAATTGAAACCTGAATATTCCGTTCGCTTAAGCGATTCTATAAAAGAGACTTCTGGATTAATCGCTTTCGACAATTTATTTTGGACTCACAATGATGATCATGACCAAACTATTTACGGATTAGATTCTTTAGGAAAAATTAAAAGAAAAATTATTCTTAATGACATAAAAAACAACGATTGGGAAGAAATTTCACAAGACGATTCACATATTTATATTGGCGATTTTGGCAATAATTATTCTGGAAACCGATCTGATTTAAAAATATTTAAAATCGAAAAAAAATCTTTTTTAGAAGAAAATCCTAAAATCGAAACCATCTCTTTTTCTTATGAAGACCAAAAGGATTTTTCTGCCTCGAAACCCAATAAAACCGATTTTGATTGCGAGGCTTTTATTGTTTTAAAAGACAGTATTTATTTGTTTACCAAACAATGGAAATCTTCTAAAACTAATATTTATGTACTTTCAAATCAAGCTGGAAAGCAAATTGCAAAATTAAAAGCAACATTAGACACTCAAGGTTTGGTTACTTGCGCAACTTTTTTAGAAAACAAAAAACTGATTATTCTTTGTGGCTATACCAAAATCGGAAAACCATTTCTTTATCTTCTTTACGATTTTAAAAATGAAGATTTTTTATCTGGTAATAAAAGAAGAATCGATTTAAAACTTTCTTTTCACCAAATTGAAGGAATTGCAACTAAAGATGGACTTCATTATTTTTTGACGAATGAAAATCTTGTTCGTAAACCTATTATTAATGTTTTGCAACAGATTCATTATTTTGATTTGAGCGCTGTGCTAGATTTGTATCTCCAGAAATAA
- a CDS encoding BamA/TamA family outer membrane protein: MNSLKIRYVFLVLLISSFCNAQNDSLTVGNRDILDVIHKIFDKNDTIEKDSQKKLAFSLLPVPVDVNSSTGLVVSFLTTFYLSEDHENTKMSQVTFSPYFSFTKQYVFPIQSYVYTSENKWNFIGDYRYMIYPQDTYGLGEHDSKEKMSTLDYQQWRFYQFVTKKIVGNYRLGMGFLLDNYQNISEESYIDQETDYNQYMKGDYTDETSFGFAIQGLYDSRENIINPKQGLYVEADFRINTSGVEGDKWQSLYIDARKYHSFSKTKHRVWASRAFYWSTFGGKPHYLDLPSIGWDRDGKTGRGFTKNRYRSNALIYFETEYRTDITRNGFFGAVFFTNISSVSKLETYQFKKWNPAVGTGIRIKWNKRNGSNLALDYGISKNDWSLRLGLSENF, from the coding sequence ATGAATAGTTTAAAAATTAGATATGTCTTCCTTGTTTTATTAATAAGTTCGTTTTGTAATGCTCAAAACGATAGCTTAACCGTGGGAAATAGAGATATACTAGACGTAATTCATAAAATTTTCGATAAGAACGATACCATAGAAAAAGACAGTCAAAAAAAGCTCGCGTTCTCTTTGCTTCCCGTTCCTGTAGATGTCAATTCAAGTACCGGTTTGGTCGTTTCGTTTTTAACCACATTTTATTTGAGCGAAGATCATGAAAATACCAAAATGTCTCAAGTTACCTTTTCGCCTTATTTTAGTTTTACCAAGCAATATGTTTTTCCTATTCAATCTTATGTTTATACAAGCGAGAACAAATGGAATTTTATTGGAGATTATCGCTATATGATTTATCCTCAAGATACTTATGGCTTGGGCGAACATGATTCTAAAGAAAAAATGTCTACGCTTGATTATCAGCAATGGCGATTTTATCAGTTTGTAACAAAAAAAATTGTTGGAAATTATCGTTTAGGAATGGGATTTCTTCTTGATAATTATCAAAACATTTCTGAGGAATCTTATATTGATCAAGAAACAGATTATAATCAATATATGAAAGGAGATTATACAGACGAAACCTCTTTCGGATTTGCAATTCAAGGTTTGTATGATTCTCGAGAAAATATCATAAACCCAAAACAAGGATTATATGTTGAAGCCGATTTTCGCATCAATACAAGCGGCGTTGAAGGAGATAAATGGCAATCATTATATATAGATGCGCGTAAATATCATTCTTTTAGTAAAACCAAACATCGAGTTTGGGCATCAAGAGCTTTTTATTGGTCTACTTTCGGCGGAAAACCTCATTATTTAGATTTGCCAAGTATTGGTTGGGATCGTGACGGAAAAACTGGACGCGGATTTACCAAAAACAGATACAGAAGTAATGCGCTTATTTATTTTGAAACCGAATATCGAACAGATATTACTCGAAATGGCTTTTTTGGTGCTGTATTTTTTACCAATATTTCATCGGTTTCAAAATTAGAAACCTATCAATTTAAAAAATGGAATCCTGCCGTTGGAACTGGAATTCGTATCAAATGGAATAAAAGAAATGGCAGTAATCTAGCGCTCGATTACGGAATTAGTAAAAACGATTGGTCTTTACGTTTAGGGTTATCAGAAAATTTCTAA
- a CDS encoding dihydrolipoamide acetyltransferase family protein, translating into MARFELKLPKMGESVAEATITNWLKEVGDKIEADEAVLEIATDKVDSEVPSEVSGILVEQLFGKDDLVQVGQTIAIIETEGGETTAPEAVNAVQETADVPAEATEIEKSIEEVKETVSSTQDFSRETSGSDKFFSPLVKNIAKEEGISLNELENMSGSGKDGRVTKEDILKYIEDRKSGAVQTPKAVEETLKLVAEAPKAVEPAVQKSQQAVPVSVNGGDEIVEMDRMRKLISGYMTASVQTSAHVQSFIEVDVTNIVKWRDKVKTAFEKREGEKLTFTPIMMEAVAKALKDFPGMNISVDGDYIIKKKNINLGMAAALPNGNLIVPVIKNADQLNLVGMAKAVNDLGNRAKAGKLKPDDTQGGTYTVTNVGTFGSVFGTPIINQPQVGILALGAIRKVPAVIETPEGDFIGIRQKMFLSHSYDHRVVDGALGGSFVKRVAEYLEAFDVDRDF; encoded by the coding sequence ATGGCAAGATTTGAATTAAAGCTTCCGAAAATGGGAGAAAGCGTCGCTGAAGCAACCATTACCAATTGGTTGAAAGAAGTTGGAGACAAAATTGAAGCTGATGAAGCTGTACTCGAAATTGCAACAGATAAAGTTGACAGCGAAGTGCCTAGTGAAGTATCAGGAATTTTAGTTGAGCAATTGTTTGGTAAAGATGATTTGGTGCAAGTAGGTCAAACAATCGCTATTATTGAAACTGAAGGCGGTGAAACAACTGCGCCTGAAGCTGTAAATGCAGTTCAGGAAACAGCTGATGTTCCTGCAGAAGCTACTGAAATTGAAAAATCAATTGAAGAAGTAAAAGAAACAGTTTCGTCTACTCAGGATTTCTCTCGCGAAACTTCGGGATCAGATAAATTCTTTTCTCCGTTAGTAAAAAATATTGCAAAAGAAGAAGGTATCTCTTTAAATGAGCTTGAAAATATGTCTGGTTCAGGAAAAGACGGACGTGTAACAAAAGAAGATATTTTAAAATATATAGAAGATCGTAAATCTGGAGCTGTTCAAACTCCTAAAGCGGTTGAAGAAACTCTAAAACTTGTTGCTGAAGCTCCAAAAGCAGTTGAACCAGCGGTTCAAAAAAGCCAGCAGGCAGTTCCTGTTTCTGTAAACGGAGGGGATGAAATTGTCGAAATGGACAGAATGCGTAAACTGATTTCAGGTTACATGACAGCTTCAGTTCAGACTTCGGCTCACGTTCAGTCTTTCATCGAAGTTGACGTGACTAATATTGTAAAATGGAGAGATAAAGTAAAAACCGCTTTCGAAAAAAGAGAAGGCGAAAAGTTGACTTTTACTCCAATTATGATGGAAGCGGTTGCAAAAGCGTTGAAAGATTTTCCGGGAATGAATATTTCTGTTGACGGAGATTATATCATTAAAAAGAAAAATATCAATTTAGGAATGGCGGCAGCTTTACCAAACGGAAATTTAATTGTTCCTGTAATTAAAAATGCAGATCAATTGAATTTGGTTGGAATGGCAAAAGCGGTAAACGATTTAGGAAACCGTGCAAAAGCTGGAAAACTAAAACCAGACGACACGCAAGGCGGAACTTATACTGTAACAAACGTTGGTACTTTTGGAAGCGTTTTTGGAACGCCGATTATCAATCAGCCGCAAGTGGGAATTCTAGCTCTTGGTGCAATTCGTAAAGTGCCTGCGGTAATAGAAACTCCAGAAGGTGATTTCATTGGAATTCGTCAGAAAATGTTCTTGTCGCACTCTTACGATCATAGAGTTGTTGACGGAGCTTTAGGTGGAAGTTTTGTAAAAAGAGTAGCAGAATATTTAGAAGCTTTTGATGTAGATAGAGATTTCTAA
- a CDS encoding tyrosine-protein phosphatase: MLSFFKSKPILKDLLDGSFVDIHSHVLPGIDDGAQTISNSIALASSLEEIGVSQIITTPHINHYVWNNSPEIIKNKLQQTQNAFLESNIQAPIQAAAEYFIDDWFANHFKEERLLTLKDNYVLVEMSYLNAPLTLYKTIFELQVAGYIPVLAHPERYTFFHTKFSEYKKLKDAGCLFQLNLLAAVEYYGSKIAKTADELLKKGMYDFCGTDVHHKNHIRAFDQKIKIDNVDNLKEIIANNHFFSY, encoded by the coding sequence ATGTTATCTTTTTTCAAATCCAAACCTATCTTAAAGGATCTATTAGACGGGAGTTTTGTAGATATCCATTCTCATGTTTTGCCAGGAATTGATGACGGAGCACAAACTATTTCAAATTCTATAGCGCTTGCTTCATCTTTAGAAGAAATAGGCGTTTCTCAAATTATTACAACGCCACACATTAATCATTATGTTTGGAATAATTCTCCAGAAATCATAAAAAACAAACTTCAGCAAACTCAAAATGCATTTTTAGAAAGTAATATTCAAGCACCAATTCAGGCTGCGGCTGAATATTTTATAGACGATTGGTTTGCGAATCATTTTAAAGAAGAAAGATTATTAACCTTAAAAGACAATTATGTTTTGGTTGAAATGTCTTATCTAAATGCGCCTTTAACACTTTATAAAACTATTTTCGAATTGCAAGTTGCAGGTTATATTCCGGTTTTGGCGCATCCTGAACGTTATACTTTTTTTCATACAAAATTTAGCGAATACAAAAAGCTTAAAGATGCAGGCTGTCTTTTTCAATTAAATCTTCTTGCTGCCGTAGAATATTATGGTTCAAAAATTGCCAAAACTGCCGATGAGCTTCTAAAAAAAGGAATGTATGATTTTTGCGGAACTGATGTTCATCATAAAAACCATATTAGAGCTTTCGATCAAAAAATAAAAATTGATAATGTTGATAATTTAAAAGAAATTATAGCCAATAATCATTTTTTCAGCTATTAA
- a CDS encoding undecaprenyl-phosphate glucose phosphotransferase, with protein sequence MKILQKLSHYRISRYFKLLFVIVDVILLNLATVLSSLARFGSLDKLLTKEEQTISLLAIFVWIALLLQNDSNRSIRVEPIESILWRTIKKISIHAALISVSVVYLKYADISRLRMVYFYLIFFGLLMITRYLSMKLLKYIRSKGYNFKTFIIVGANESSEKIRKILAKDLTYGYKFLGFFDEKQSETFVDPALIVGSFENVRKFSIDKKIDEMYVALHIDNIEVINELIEICEQNMIRIKFIPDFQLYTKASKVEVSFYENIPVLMFRTEPMEYASNRVLKKVFDICFSSLVILLVFPWLFPIIMLIIKLESPGPVFFKQERAGRDNRSFMCLKFRSMYVNGLAHNKQAEKGDSRITRFGSFIRKTSIDELPQFFNVFWGDMSVVGPRPHMVNLAKEYSDLISNYLVRQYAKPGITGWAQVNGFRGETKVLSDMENRVEYDIWYIENWSFLLDIKIVIKTIINILKGEENAY encoded by the coding sequence ATGAAGATTTTACAAAAACTGTCGCATTACCGAATCTCACGTTACTTCAAGCTTTTGTTTGTTATTGTCGACGTAATATTGCTAAATTTAGCAACGGTACTTTCTTCATTGGCAAGATTTGGAAGCTTAGATAAATTGCTGACAAAAGAAGAGCAGACCATTTCGCTTTTGGCAATTTTTGTATGGATTGCTTTACTGCTTCAAAATGATTCGAACAGAAGTATTCGCGTTGAGCCGATTGAATCTATTTTATGGAGAACAATAAAAAAGATTTCTATTCATGCTGCTCTAATTTCTGTATCGGTTGTTTATTTGAAATATGCTGATATTTCAAGACTTCGAATGGTATATTTTTATTTGATTTTTTTCGGATTGTTGATGATTACAAGGTATTTGTCAATGAAACTTCTAAAATATATTCGAAGCAAAGGATATAACTTTAAAACCTTTATTATTGTCGGCGCTAACGAAAGCAGCGAAAAAATCCGCAAAATATTAGCGAAAGATCTAACTTATGGATACAAATTTTTAGGTTTTTTTGATGAAAAGCAAAGTGAAACATTTGTAGATCCAGCATTGATTGTAGGTTCTTTTGAAAATGTAAGAAAATTTTCAATTGATAAAAAAATAGACGAAATGTATGTCGCCTTGCATATTGATAATATTGAAGTTATTAATGAATTGATTGAAATTTGCGAGCAGAATATGATTCGTATCAAATTTATTCCAGATTTTCAGCTTTATACAAAAGCAAGTAAAGTTGAGGTAAGTTTTTATGAAAATATTCCTGTTTTGATGTTTCGTACAGAACCAATGGAGTACGCTTCGAATAGGGTTTTAAAGAAAGTTTTCGATATCTGTTTTTCAAGTCTAGTTATCTTGCTTGTTTTTCCTTGGTTGTTTCCTATAATCATGCTAATTATAAAATTAGAGTCGCCTGGGCCAGTGTTTTTTAAACAAGAAAGAGCAGGAAGAGACAATCGTTCTTTTATGTGTTTAAAATTTAGAAGTATGTATGTTAACGGTTTAGCGCACAACAAACAAGCCGAAAAAGGCGATAGCCGAATTACGAGATTTGGATCATTTATTCGTAAAACCAGTATTGATGAACTTCCACAATTTTTCAATGTCTTTTGGGGAGATATGTCGGTAGTTGGACCAAGACCGCACATGGTTAATCTTGCCAAAGAATACAGCGATTTAATCAGTAATTATTTAGTTCGCCAATATGCGAAGCCAGGAATTACGGGCTGGGCGCAGGTAAATGGTTTTAGAGGAGAAACAAAAGTTTTAAGCGATATGGAAAATAGAGTAGAGTACGATATTTGGTATATTGAAAATTGGAGTTTTCTTCTAGATATAAAAATTGTCATTAAAACAATTATTAATATTCTTAAAGGCGAAGAAAATGCCTATTAG
- a CDS encoding glycosyltransferase family 2 protein — MQLSVIILNYNVRYFLEQCVLSVQEAIKGIDAEIIVIDNNSSDESVLMMKEKFPDVKLIENKENFGFPKGNNIGFRQAKGKYVCILNPDTVVAEDTFIKILAFAERQNNLGIIGCKLIDGTGEFLPESKRGIPTPWVAFTKIFSLYKIFPKTKLFNQYYAQHLDENQTGKVDILVGAFMFLERKLYEDLNGFDENCFMYADDIDLSYRALQLKKNNYYFHETTVLHYKGESTIKDEKYMMHFQEAMNFFYQKHFKKSRFFSIFIKIGAFLFSIAKMFQGKPKENQLPESYFLYSENENFTKKLASILENKVQFLDFNGEKMVNSCLILKGKKAEIVLDNHYISFKKCIEIIETLKDKQVTFKIFPKKTSFIIGSNSRNDRGQIVKIE; from the coding sequence ATGCAGTTATCGGTTATTATTCTGAATTACAATGTGCGTTACTTTCTGGAACAATGCGTTTTAAGTGTTCAGGAAGCAATCAAAGGAATCGATGCCGAAATTATTGTAATTGATAATAATTCATCAGACGAAAGTGTTTTGATGATGAAAGAGAAATTTCCTGATGTAAAACTTATTGAAAACAAAGAAAATTTTGGTTTCCCAAAAGGAAATAATATAGGTTTTCGTCAAGCGAAAGGAAAGTACGTGTGTATCTTAAATCCTGACACCGTTGTTGCTGAAGATACATTTATAAAAATTCTGGCTTTCGCCGAAAGGCAAAATAATCTCGGAATTATCGGCTGTAAATTAATTGACGGAACAGGAGAATTTCTTCCTGAAAGCAAAAGAGGAATTCCAACGCCTTGGGTTGCTTTTACAAAGATTTTTAGTTTGTATAAAATCTTTCCAAAAACAAAACTTTTTAATCAATATTACGCACAGCATTTAGACGAAAATCAAACTGGAAAAGTTGATATTTTGGTTGGCGCTTTTATGTTTTTAGAAAGAAAATTATATGAAGACCTCAATGGTTTTGATGAAAACTGCTTTATGTACGCAGACGATATAGATTTGTCTTACCGTGCTTTGCAGTTAAAAAAGAACAATTACTATTTTCACGAAACGACAGTTTTGCATTATAAAGGAGAAAGTACGATAAAAGACGAAAAATACATGATGCATTTTCAGGAAGCCATGAATTTCTTTTATCAAAAACATTTTAAGAAATCGAGGTTCTTTAGTATCTTTATTAAAATTGGTGCTTTTTTATTTTCGATTGCGAAAATGTTTCAAGGAAAACCAAAAGAAAACCAATTGCCGGAAAGTTATTTTTTATACTCCGAAAATGAGAATTTCACTAAAAAACTGGCTTCGATTTTGGAAAATAAAGTTCAATTTTTAGATTTCAACGGAGAAAAAATGGTAAATTCGTGCCTGATTTTAAAGGGTAAAAAGGCAGAGATCGTTTTGGATAATCACTATATTTCATTCAAAAAATGTATCGAAATCATAGAAACTCTTAAAGATAAGCAGGTTACTTTTAAAATTTTTCCCAAAAAGACAAGTTTTATTATTGGAAGTAATTCAAGGAATGACAGAGGGCAAATCGTGAAAATTGAGTGA
- a CDS encoding fumarylacetoacetate hydrolase family protein, translating to MKIICVGRNYANHIEELKNERPSEPVVFMKPDSAVLLKQHPFVIPEFSEDVHHEIEIIVKINKVGKYIEPKFAHKYYDEISVGIDFTARDLQSKLKEKGLPWEKAKAFDGSAVIGDFLPKTDFVSMENLNFELKTNGETVQKGNSSMMLWKIDELISHVSQFFTLKIGDIIFTGTPAGVSAIKPNDVLEGFLEDKKLFRIQVK from the coding sequence ATGAAAATCATTTGTGTCGGCAGGAATTATGCCAATCATATAGAAGAATTAAAAAACGAACGTCCGAGCGAGCCAGTTGTTTTTATGAAGCCAGATTCTGCGGTTTTGTTGAAACAGCATCCGTTTGTAATTCCAGAGTTTTCTGAAGATGTGCATCATGAAATTGAAATAATTGTAAAGATTAACAAGGTAGGGAAGTACATCGAACCAAAATTTGCTCATAAATATTATGATGAAATAAGTGTTGGAATCGATTTTACAGCGCGAGATCTGCAAAGTAAGCTAAAAGAAAAGGGACTTCCGTGGGAAAAAGCCAAAGCGTTTGATGGTTCGGCAGTTATTGGAGATTTTTTACCAAAAACTGATTTTGTTTCTATGGAAAATCTTAATTTTGAATTGAAAACAAATGGTGAAACGGTTCAGAAAGGAAATTCAAGCATGATGCTTTGGAAAATTGATGAATTGATTTCGCATGTATCTCAGTTTTTTACATTAAAAATCGGAGATATTATTTTTACAGGAACTCCAGCAGGTGTTTCGGCTATAAAACCAAATGATGTTTTAGAAGGCTTTTTAGA
- a CDS encoding DUF5009 domain-containing protein, whose product MKIKENLFNQRIISIDALRGITIFVMIFVNELASISNVPQWMKHMPAEADAMTFVDLVFPAFLFIVGMSVPFAFNARLIKADSTKTIWTHTFKRALALIIIGVFMVNAEYGYDASKMIIAPAFWGLLAYIMPIPIWNKYPKNFPLWLKNVLQYGGILVLIALYFLYIQDTGERGMTPKWWGILGLIGWAYLFTVIYYWLVSGNLWAIIGFLIFSVIMNSLNLTENSFVQNTSWLSFIAGHLTHAALVSAGIIISLLFFDRKIENKINWAVIAFIALFFAVGFGLRPLFGISKIQGTPSWTMLSAGICTILFYFLYWLMEVKKQTKWSEFFMPAAANPLLIYILPGVIYYFCKAFNIHIIPGYFREGVPGIIWSLVFSTIMLFVMKILNRYKIQLHL is encoded by the coding sequence ATGAAAATAAAAGAGAATTTGTTTAATCAAAGAATTATTTCTATTGATGCTTTACGTGGAATTACCATTTTTGTAATGATTTTTGTAAACGAATTGGCGAGTATTTCAAATGTCCCGCAATGGATGAAACACATGCCTGCAGAAGCGGATGCCATGACTTTTGTAGATCTTGTTTTTCCAGCTTTTTTATTTATTGTCGGAATGTCTGTTCCTTTTGCATTTAATGCCAGATTAATAAAAGCGGACAGCACCAAAACGATTTGGACTCATACTTTTAAAAGAGCTTTGGCTCTAATCATTATTGGCGTTTTTATGGTAAATGCAGAATATGGTTACGATGCATCTAAAATGATTATCGCTCCTGCTTTTTGGGGACTTTTAGCTTATATAATGCCAATTCCGATTTGGAATAAATATCCTAAAAATTTTCCGCTTTGGCTCAAAAATGTGCTGCAATATGGAGGAATTTTAGTTCTCATTGCACTTTACTTTTTGTATATTCAGGATACTGGAGAAAGAGGAATGACTCCAAAATGGTGGGGAATTCTCGGATTAATCGGTTGGGCTTATCTTTTTACGGTTATTTATTATTGGCTGGTTTCTGGAAATTTATGGGCAATAATCGGTTTTCTGATATTTAGTGTTATAATGAATTCTCTAAACTTGACCGAAAATTCATTTGTTCAAAATACTTCTTGGCTGAGTTTTATTGCAGGACATCTTACGCACGCAGCACTTGTTTCTGCTGGAATTATAATTTCGCTTCTCTTTTTCGATCGAAAAATTGAAAATAAAATCAATTGGGCGGTGATTGCTTTTATAGCTCTGTTTTTTGCAGTAGGATTTGGCTTAAGACCTTTATTCGGAATCTCAAAAATACAAGGAACTCCGTCGTGGACAATGCTGTCAGCAGGAATCTGTACGATCTTATTTTACTTTTTATATTGGCTTATGGAAGTTAAAAAACAAACAAAATGGAGTGAGTTTTTTATGCCAGCTGCAGCAAATCCGCTTTTGATTTATATACTTCCGGGAGTAATTTATTATTTCTGTAAAGCATTCAATATTCATATAATTCCAGGGTATTTCAGGGAAGGTGTTCCAGGAATTATTTGGTCTTTGGTTTTTTCTACGATTATGCTTTTTGTGATGAAAATCTTAAATAGATATAAAATTCAGTTGCATTTATAG